In Gemmata obscuriglobus, a single genomic region encodes these proteins:
- a CDS encoding sirohydrochlorin chelatase: protein MGTRTVAVLLIAHGSRRPEANADLEFVAASLRARGRYPVVQVSYLELAEPDIETGGAQCVGAGATDVLLLPYFLSPGIHVAEDLTEAREKLSARFPWVRFALAEPLGRHPLLIDVLEQRARAAE from the coding sequence ATGGGTACACGCACCGTCGCCGTGCTGCTGATCGCGCATGGGAGCCGCCGCCCGGAGGCGAACGCCGACCTCGAGTTCGTCGCCGCTTCCCTGCGGGCGCGGGGGCGGTACCCCGTCGTGCAGGTCTCCTACCTCGAACTGGCGGAACCCGACATCGAAACCGGCGGCGCGCAGTGCGTCGGGGCCGGTGCCACGGATGTGCTTCTGCTGCCGTACTTTTTGTCCCCGGGGATTCACGTTGCCGAAGACCTGACCGAGGCCCGCGAGAAGTTGAGCGCGCGGTTCCCGTGGGTGCGGTTCGCGCTGGCCGAGCCGCTCGGCCGGCACCCGCTCTTGATCGACGTGCTGGAGCAGCGCGCCCGGGCGGCGGAATAA
- a CDS encoding TIGR03032 family protein: MSPDHLPRTTEGDGAPASGHADRLAGHGFDYRYSPGVAELLEGLGASLLVSTYQAGKLAVLRSSGGKLSLLLRTFDKAMGLAVGPDRLAVGTNYQIWTLWNSPSVAARLNQAPDRSPGPDHDACYLPRSAHLTGAIDVHEMAYARGADGGHELWLVNTHFSCLCTLDERFSFVPRWRPPFVTALAREDRCHLNGLAVRDGRPRYATCFGRTDTYEGWRPAKRDGGLLLEVPGGEVIAAGLSMPHSPRWHNGRLWVLDSGRGRLLAVDLASGKAECVTELPGYTRGLAFAGRYALVGLSKTRDTATFGGVEVAERYAERPCGVAVVDLATGALVGLIEFLGGIREVFDVQLLPGARWPAVVGLEKDAVRQASVPAPEVPL, from the coding sequence GTGTCTCCTGACCATTTGCCGCGGACGACCGAGGGTGACGGGGCGCCCGCGAGCGGCCACGCGGACCGGCTCGCGGGGCACGGGTTCGACTACCGCTACTCTCCGGGTGTCGCGGAGTTACTGGAGGGCCTCGGCGCGTCGCTGCTGGTGAGCACGTACCAGGCCGGCAAACTGGCCGTGCTGCGATCGTCCGGGGGCAAACTGTCGCTCTTGCTGCGCACGTTCGATAAGGCCATGGGGCTCGCCGTCGGCCCGGACCGTCTGGCCGTCGGCACCAACTACCAGATTTGGACGCTGTGGAACTCGCCCTCCGTGGCGGCCAGACTCAACCAGGCGCCCGACCGGTCCCCCGGCCCCGACCACGACGCCTGCTACCTGCCGCGGTCCGCCCACCTGACGGGGGCCATCGACGTCCACGAGATGGCGTACGCGCGGGGGGCCGACGGCGGGCACGAACTGTGGCTGGTGAACACCCACTTCTCGTGCCTGTGTACCCTGGACGAGCGCTTCAGCTTCGTGCCGCGGTGGCGGCCCCCGTTCGTGACGGCCCTGGCCCGCGAGGACCGGTGCCACCTCAACGGTCTGGCGGTGCGCGACGGCCGGCCGCGCTACGCCACCTGTTTCGGCCGGACCGACACCTACGAGGGGTGGCGGCCCGCCAAGCGCGACGGCGGCCTCCTGCTCGAGGTTCCCGGCGGCGAGGTGATCGCCGCCGGCCTGTCCATGCCGCACTCGCCCCGCTGGCACAACGGCCGGCTGTGGGTCCTGGACTCCGGCCGGGGCCGGTTGCTCGCCGTCGACCTCGCGAGCGGGAAGGCGGAGTGCGTGACCGAACTCCCCGGCTACACCCGCGGGCTTGCGTTCGCCGGGCGATACGCGCTCGTCGGCCTGTCCAAGACCCGCGACACGGCTACGTTCGGAGGCGTCGAGGTGGCGGAGCGGTACGCCGAGCGGCCCTGCGGCGTGGCGGTCGTGGACCTCGCGACCGGAGCGCTGGTCGGCCTGATCGAGTTCCTCGGCGGCATTCGCGAGGTGTTCGACGTTCAACTTCTTCCGGGCGCCCGCTGGCCCGCCGTGGTCGGCCTGGAAAAGGACGCCGTCCGCCAGGCCAGCGTCCCGGCCCCGGAAGTCCCGCTATAG
- a CDS encoding AAA family ATPase yields MDLPHLIDALARPAAYPDAVEAVEVCQTHISVVFLAGEHVYKLKKPVAPGFLDFTTLDKRLHFCREEVRLNRRLAPDVYRGVVPVTRTATGLRFGGEGEPVEWAVKMRRLPNDATLLERLRRGAVGEALVVALAERLAAFHRAAETNDRIAAFGTSAAVARAVRDVFARAEAHAAKVLAPGVFARVRALAEEALARLQPLIDARAARGVPRDCHGDLHLDHIYHFPDAAPPNDLVVIDCIEFSEALRCTDPVADAAFVVMDLAFRGRRDLGRAFADAYFRASGDEEGRALLPLYTAYRAAVRGMVDELLLAEPEVPAAERERAAARSRAHWLLALAELETPDRRPGLLLVGGLPGSGKSTLARELAAAGGFELIRSDVVRKELEGLAVNRASPCEERAARYTPERTDRTYAECLSRAETFLRAGGRVIVDATFREERRRHEFLDCVTRYGVPGAVLVCAASPETTRARLAARTGDASDADWQVYEQLAASWEHPGPDVSRVLAHVSTEGTPAEAVALARAALARLGLLSAEPH; encoded by the coding sequence ATGGACCTCCCGCACCTGATCGACGCGCTGGCGCGGCCCGCGGCGTACCCCGATGCGGTCGAGGCGGTCGAGGTGTGCCAGACGCACATCTCGGTGGTGTTCCTCGCGGGCGAGCACGTTTACAAGCTCAAGAAGCCGGTCGCGCCCGGGTTCCTCGACTTCACCACGCTTGACAAGCGGCTCCACTTCTGCCGAGAAGAGGTGCGGCTGAACCGCCGGCTGGCGCCGGACGTGTACCGCGGCGTCGTGCCCGTCACTCGCACCGCGACGGGGCTCCGGTTCGGGGGCGAGGGCGAACCAGTCGAGTGGGCCGTGAAGATGCGCCGGCTCCCGAACGACGCCACGCTCCTCGAACGGCTCCGGCGCGGCGCAGTCGGTGAGGCGCTGGTGGTGGCGCTCGCGGAGCGGTTGGCGGCGTTCCACCGCGCCGCCGAAACGAACGACCGAATTGCCGCGTTCGGCACGTCTGCCGCCGTCGCGCGGGCGGTGCGCGACGTGTTCGCCCGCGCCGAGGCCCACGCCGCGAAGGTGCTCGCGCCCGGCGTCTTCGCGCGCGTCCGGGCGCTGGCGGAAGAGGCTCTGGCGCGCCTTCAACCGCTGATCGATGCCCGCGCGGCCCGCGGGGTGCCCCGCGACTGTCACGGCGACCTGCACCTGGACCACATTTACCACTTCCCGGACGCCGCGCCGCCCAACGATCTGGTGGTCATCGACTGCATCGAGTTCAGCGAGGCGCTCCGCTGCACGGACCCGGTCGCGGACGCGGCGTTCGTGGTCATGGACCTCGCGTTCCGTGGGCGCCGCGACCTCGGGCGGGCGTTCGCGGACGCCTACTTCCGCGCGTCCGGGGACGAGGAGGGGCGCGCGCTGCTGCCGCTGTACACCGCGTACCGGGCCGCCGTGCGCGGGATGGTTGACGAACTGCTGCTCGCCGAACCCGAAGTGCCGGCGGCCGAACGCGAGCGGGCCGCGGCGCGGTCACGGGCGCACTGGCTGCTCGCGCTCGCGGAACTGGAAACGCCCGACCGGCGCCCGGGGCTGCTGCTCGTCGGCGGGCTGCCGGGGTCGGGTAAATCCACACTCGCGCGCGAACTCGCGGCGGCCGGCGGGTTCGAGCTGATCCGCTCGGACGTGGTCCGCAAGGAACTGGAGGGGCTCGCGGTGAACCGGGCGTCGCCATGCGAAGAGCGCGCCGCGCGCTACACCCCGGAGCGAACCGACCGCACCTACGCCGAGTGCCTGAGCCGGGCCGAAACGTTCCTGCGCGCGGGGGGGCGCGTCATTGTGGACGCGACGTTCCGCGAGGAGCGCCGCCGGCACGAGTTCCTCGATTGCGTCACGCGGTACGGCGTGCCCGGAGCGGTGCTGGTGTGTGCGGCGTCGCCCGAAACGACGCGCGCCCGGCTCGCGGCCCGCACGGGCGACGCCTCGGACGCGGACTGGCAGGTTTACGAGCAACTGGCGGCGAGCTGGGAGCACCCCGGGCCGGACGTGAGTCGCGTGCTCGCGCACGTTTCGACCGAGGGGACGCCGGCGGAAGCCGTCGCGCTGGCCCGGGCCGCGCTCGCGCGACTCGGGTTGCTCAGCGCTGAGCCGCACTGA
- a CDS encoding beta strand repeat-containing protein: MRLRAWLKVLAQRGGVGARGRRTWRQRLLVEEFESRALPSANPAYTEVTGAANPFNGFDIGTYSVPKLADLDGDGDFDLCVGETNGAFFYFENTGTAGAPTFVQRTGAANPFNGFDVGSYSSPAFGDLDGDGDLDLVSGTQPGTLLYYENTGTASAPTFVQRTGGANPFNGLDVGNFSIPDLGDVDADGDLDMVSGDTVGKLHYFENTGTTSAPAFVERTGAANPLNGFDVGAAGSTPALGDVDADGDLDLISGESSGVQFYFRNTGTTSSPAFAQQTGANNPFNGFDVGSFSAPAFGDLNGDGALDLVSGNSFGSLNYYQSAPGLATSASSLNLGTTTAGTAGMPQTFTVSGIALSANIVVAAPTGVELSTDGTTWTTSVMLTPTGGKVANTLISARITAGASVGAVSGNITVSSTNATTQNVAVTGTVNAADSTAPTATVTTPAPSITAATGGTSTVTITVTYADAGSEVNTSTFGTDDITVTNGATVTGFLAAGNVVTYTITAPAATWAASTQGTYTIALVAGAVTDLAGNPVAANPSLGTFAVDTTVPTAAVTTPAPAITAASGGTSTVAITVTYADTGSGVDTSTFGTDDITVTNGATVTGFLAAGNVVTYTITAPAATWSASAQGTYTIALVAGAVTDLAGNPVAANPSLGTFAVDTTVPTAAVTTPAPAITAATGGTNTVTVTVTYADTGSGVDTSTFGTGDITVTNGATVTGFSAAGNVVTYTITAPAATWSASAQGTYTIALVAGAVTDLAGNPVAANPSLGTFTVDTTVPTAAVTTPAPSITAAFGGTNTVTVTVTYADTGSGVDAATFGTGDITVTNGATVTGFSAAGNVVTYTITAPAATWSASAQGTYTIALAAGAVTDLAGNPVAANAALGTFTVDTQAKPALVTSVPTGNPAGTAVRIIDPVTGQLIRTLIPFAGFVGSVDLASGDFNRDGVADLLVAAGAGGGPHIKVFNGGDGGELASFFAYDVRFVGGVSVAIGDVNGDGTLDIITGAGAGAGPHVKAFDGRTFAEVRSFFAYDTGFRGGVSVAAGDVNGDGFDDIITGTGAGGASHVKVFGGADGAVLLSFFAYPAFGGGVSVAAGDVNGDGFDDIITGSSQGPHVKVFDGRTGQTRASFFGFDAGFTGGVRVGTADADGDGKADIVAAAGPGGGPHLTVFDGESLAVLRSEFVGSPTLRDGLIVG; the protein is encoded by the coding sequence ATGCGGCTGCGTGCCTGGTTGAAGGTGCTCGCTCAGCGCGGCGGTGTCGGCGCACGTGGCCGGCGGACGTGGCGCCAGCGCCTACTGGTGGAAGAGTTCGAGTCGCGGGCGCTCCCGTCCGCCAACCCGGCGTACACCGAAGTTACCGGGGCCGCCAACCCGTTCAACGGCTTCGACATCGGGACCTATTCCGTCCCAAAACTCGCCGACCTGGACGGCGACGGCGACTTCGACCTCTGTGTCGGGGAGACCAACGGCGCGTTCTTCTACTTCGAGAACACGGGGACGGCGGGCGCCCCCACGTTCGTTCAGCGGACCGGCGCCGCCAACCCGTTCAACGGCTTCGATGTCGGGAGCTACTCCTCGCCCGCGTTCGGCGATCTGGACGGCGACGGCGACTTGGACCTCGTCTCCGGGACCCAACCCGGGACGCTCCTGTACTACGAGAACACGGGCACGGCCAGTGCCCCCACGTTCGTCCAGCGGACCGGGGGCGCCAACCCGTTCAACGGCTTGGATGTTGGCAACTTCTCGATCCCAGATCTGGGGGACGTGGACGCCGACGGCGACCTCGACATGGTGTCCGGGGACACCGTCGGCAAGTTACATTACTTCGAAAACACGGGCACGACCAGCGCCCCCGCCTTTGTCGAGCGGACCGGCGCCGCCAACCCGCTCAACGGCTTCGATGTCGGTGCCGCCGGCTCCACCCCGGCGTTGGGGGACGTGGACGCCGACGGGGATCTCGACCTCATCTCCGGGGAGAGCAGCGGAGTTCAGTTCTACTTCAGGAACACGGGTACGACCAGCAGCCCCGCGTTCGCGCAGCAGACCGGGGCCAACAACCCATTCAACGGCTTCGACGTCGGCAGCTTCTCCGCGCCGGCGTTCGGCGATCTGAACGGGGACGGTGCCCTCGATCTCGTCTCCGGGAATTCGTTCGGCTCACTGAATTACTACCAGTCCGCCCCCGGCCTCGCGACGAGTGCCTCCTCGCTGAACCTGGGGACAACGACCGCGGGCACGGCGGGCATGCCCCAGACCTTCACTGTGAGCGGTATCGCACTGAGCGCCAACATCGTCGTGGCGGCCCCCACCGGCGTGGAACTCTCCACCGACGGAACCACCTGGACTACCTCGGTGATGCTGACACCGACCGGCGGCAAGGTCGCTAACACCCTCATCTCGGCCCGGATCACCGCCGGTGCTTCGGTGGGCGCGGTCAGTGGTAACATCACCGTGAGCAGTACGAACGCGACTACGCAGAACGTGGCCGTCACCGGGACGGTCAACGCGGCCGACTCCACTGCACCCACGGCCACGGTGACGACGCCGGCCCCTTCGATTACCGCGGCCACCGGCGGCACCAGCACCGTCACCATCACCGTGACATATGCCGACGCCGGCTCCGAGGTCAATACCAGCACCTTCGGCACCGACGACATTACGGTCACCAACGGGGCCACCGTGACTGGGTTCTTGGCGGCGGGTAACGTGGTCACGTACACCATCACCGCCCCCGCGGCCACCTGGGCCGCCAGCACACAGGGCACCTACACCATCGCGCTGGTCGCCGGCGCGGTGACCGACCTGGCCGGCAACCCGGTGGCCGCGAACCCGTCACTCGGCACCTTCGCCGTCGATACCACCGTCCCGACCGCGGCGGTAACGACGCCGGCCCCGGCCATCACCGCGGCCTCCGGCGGTACCAGCACCGTCGCCATTACCGTAACCTACGCCGACACCGGCTCCGGGGTCGACACCAGCACCTTCGGCACCGACGACATTACGGTCACCAACGGGGCTACCGTCACCGGGTTCTTGGCGGCGGGCAACGTGGTCACGTATACGATCACCGCCCCCGCCGCTACGTGGTCCGCCAGCGCCCAGGGGACGTACACGATTGCGCTGGTCGCCGGCGCGGTGACCGACCTGGCCGGTAACCCGGTGGCCGCGAACCCGTCACTCGGCACCTTCGCCGTCGATACCACTGTCCCGACCGCGGCGGTAACGACGCCGGCCCCGGCCATCACCGCGGCCACCGGGGGCACGAATACCGTCACCGTCACGGTCACCTACGCCGACACCGGCTCCGGGGTCGACACCAGCACCTTCGGCACCGGCGACATTACGGTCACTAACGGGGCCACCGTCACCGGGTTCTCGGCGGCGGGTAACGTGGTCACCTACACCATCACCGCCCCCGCCGCTACGTGGTCTGCCAGCGCCCAGGGGACGTACACGATTGCGCTGGTCGCCGGCGCGGTGACCGACCTGGCCGGTAACCCGGTGGCCGCGAACCCGTCACTCGGCACCTTCACCGTCGATACCACCGTCCCCACGGCGGCGGTAACGACGCCGGCCCCTTCGATTACCGCGGCCTTCGGCGGCACGAATACCGTCACCGTCACGGTCACCTACGCCGACACCGGCTCCGGGGTCGATGCGGCCACCTTCGGCACCGGCGACATTACCGTCACCAATGGGGCCACCGTCACCGGGTTCTCGGCGGCGGGTAACGTGGTCACCTACACCATCACCGCCCCCGCCGCTACGTGGTCTGCCAGCGCCCAGGGGACGTACACGATTGCGCTGGCCGCCGGCGCAGTGACCGATCTAGCCGGCAACCCGGTCGCGGCCAACGCGGCCCTCGGCACCTTCACCGTCGACACGCAGGCGAAGCCGGCCCTGGTCACCAGTGTGCCGACCGGGAACCCGGCGGGCACGGCCGTCCGGATAATTGATCCGGTAACCGGTCAACTCATCCGGACCCTGATCCCGTTCGCCGGCTTCGTCGGGTCAGTGGATCTAGCCTCGGGCGACTTCAACCGAGACGGGGTAGCAGACCTTCTGGTCGCGGCCGGGGCCGGCGGCGGCCCACACATCAAAGTGTTCAACGGTGGCGACGGCGGTGAACTGGCCAGTTTCTTCGCCTACGACGTCCGTTTCGTCGGCGGGGTGAGTGTGGCCATCGGGGACGTAAATGGAGACGGCACCCTGGACATCATCACCGGTGCGGGCGCCGGCGCCGGACCGCACGTGAAGGCGTTCGACGGCCGCACTTTCGCAGAGGTCCGGAGCTTTTTCGCCTACGACACCGGCTTCCGCGGCGGGGTGAGTGTGGCGGCCGGGGACGTGAACGGAGACGGGTTCGACGACATCATCACCGGAACTGGGGCGGGCGGTGCCTCTCACGTCAAGGTGTTCGGCGGCGCGGACGGAGCGGTGCTGCTCAGCTTCTTCGCCTACCCGGCGTTCGGCGGCGGGGTGAGCGTGGCGGCCGGGGACGTGAACGGGGACGGGTTCGACGACATCATCACCGGCAGCTCACAGGGACCGCACGTGAAGGTGTTCGACGGCCGCACCGGCCAAACCCGCGCGTCGTTCTTCGGTTTCGACGCGGGGTTCACCGGCGGGGTGCGGGTGGGCACCGCGGACGCCGACGGGGACGGAAAGGCGGACATCGTCGCGGCGGCCGGGCCGGGCGGCGGCCCGCACCTCACGGTGTTCGACGGGGAGAGCCTTGCGGTGCTCCGCAGCGAGTTCGTCGGCTCCCCCACACTCCGGGACGGCTTGATCGTCGGCTGA